In the genome of Maniola jurtina chromosome 3, ilManJurt1.1, whole genome shotgun sequence, one region contains:
- the LOC123879545 gene encoding activity-regulated cytoskeleton associated protein 2-like, with the protein MSAEHFSTLMTSLQKQNADMCERLIREVRSSTPLAGGASSPVQAGNNGNFSKCSSRYSGASNECVEGFIDAIQVYKSCLQITDDNAVKGLSMLLSDKAALWWQGVRKSVADWDDAILRLQSAFGARRPPFVIYRELFALAQKDENTDIFISKVRSLFAKLPEEDLCERVELDMTYSLLDRRIRKRLDRDEIKSFDDLLRKARSIEDSLKESELVPSKGSQELKSKKTPTTVPSSSTPVPAANVQRGDYSKTADTTAGSPAKESTTSRPRTRVFCVYCKSNKHDKIKRDFKRLF; encoded by the exons ATGTCAGCCGAGCATTTTTCTACGTTAATGACGTCGCTCCAAAAACAGAATGCCGACATGTGTGAGCGGTTGATACGCGAAGTGCGTTCATCAACCCCCCTGGCGGGGGGAGCTTCATCGCCTGTACAAGCTGGGAACAATGGAAACTTTTCTAAGTGTTCATCGCGGTACAGCGGCGCGTCAAATGAATGCGTGGAAGGCTTCATAGACGCTATACAAGTGTATAAGAGTTGCCTACAAATAACGGATGACAACGCTGTGAAAGGGCTGTCTATGCTCTTATCGGACAAGGCTGCGTTGTGGTGGCAAGGCGTAAGGAAGTCAGTTGCGGACTGGGATGATGCGATTCTTCGCTTGCAATCTGCATTCGGCGCCCGTCGGCCACCGTTTGTTATCTACAGGGAGTTATTTGCTCTTGCACAAAAAGATGAAAACACAGATATTTTCATATCAAAAGTTCGATCACTGTTTGCAAAGCTTCCGGAGGAGGATTTATGTGAACGTGTGGAGTTGGACATGACTTATTCCTTACTAGACCGCAGAATCAGGAAAAGATTAGATCGCGACGAAATCAAGTCTTTTGATGACCTATTGCGTAAAGCGCGGTCCATCGAAGACTCGCTAAAAGAAAGCGAGCTTGTCCCAAGCAAAGGGTCTCAGGaattaaaaagtaagaaaactccCACTACAGTTCCTTCGTCCAGCACGCCTGTGCCAGCGGCTAACGTTCAGCGAGGCGATTACAGCAAAACAGCTGATACAACGGCGGGTTCGCCGGCGAAGGAGTCGACGACCTCAAGGCCGCGAACGCGTGTGTTTTGCGTTTATTGTAAAAGCAATAAGCATGATAAAA TCAAACGTGACTTCAAAAGATTGTTTTAA